The Flavobacteriales bacterium genome window below encodes:
- the mrdA gene encoding penicillin-binding protein 2 → MRNYENRQFVLLLIYITVAVIFIIRLLFMQVLTDKWSDRAAEISEYKLYTYAPRGIIYDRAGEKLVENKTFYDLMVTPRKMKEMDTLAFCKLVGISKEDFDKKIEAAKNYSFNIPSEFEKQISSDQFEVISEELYKYPGFFAQDRTMRGYRREIGAHVFGYISEVSPEDIEKNPYYRPRDYIGKKGLEQSYEEILRGERGVRYLLKDAIGKESGSYENGKYDTMSVPGKNIYCTIDAKLQEYGELLMQNKKGSIVAIEPKTGEIIAMVSSPTYAPSLMTGREKGKNYYGLLNNDSLKPLYNRAIQAMYPPGSIFKMAQALIGLQEGVIDFNTGFPCDKSLVGCHNHPGASSLSKAVQYSCNPYFFRATQRIIQQGKSRSIFKDAEMGLRRWTEYMYDLGFGVQLEVDIPSLKKGFIPNVEFYDKYYGKGRWAFSTIYSISIGQGEVLVVPMQMANFTAIIANRGFYITPHFIRGIGKPGEIPEKYKTPHKTKINTEYFEPLVEAMRAVVEEPGGTASSAKLPNITVCGKTGTAQNPHGEDHSVFIAFAPKDDPKIAISVYVENAGFGGQWAAPIASLMIEKYLTGTVTDTIKEKRMIDAVILDVKKEKATTNAKSKKRKGL, encoded by the coding sequence ATGAGGAATTACGAAAACCGGCAATTCGTTCTTCTGCTCATTTACATTACAGTGGCAGTTATTTTCATTATTCGTTTGCTGTTTATGCAAGTGTTAACGGATAAATGGTCGGACCGTGCTGCTGAAATTTCTGAGTACAAATTATACACCTACGCCCCGCGTGGAATTATTTACGATCGTGCCGGTGAGAAATTAGTAGAGAACAAAACCTTTTACGATTTAATGGTGACCCCCCGCAAAATGAAAGAGATGGACACGCTCGCATTTTGCAAATTGGTTGGCATCAGCAAAGAAGATTTCGATAAAAAAATTGAAGCCGCAAAAAATTATTCCTTCAACATCCCATCTGAATTTGAAAAACAAATTTCTTCGGATCAGTTTGAAGTCATCTCTGAAGAACTTTATAAATACCCCGGATTTTTCGCTCAGGACAGAACCATGCGTGGATACCGGAGAGAAATTGGTGCACACGTTTTCGGTTATATCAGCGAGGTGAGTCCGGAAGACATTGAGAAAAACCCCTATTATCGTCCGCGCGATTACATTGGAAAAAAAGGCCTTGAGCAATCCTACGAAGAAATTCTGCGTGGAGAACGTGGGGTTCGTTATTTGTTGAAGGACGCCATTGGTAAAGAAAGCGGCAGTTATGAAAACGGGAAATACGATACGATGTCGGTCCCCGGAAAAAACATTTACTGCACCATTGATGCAAAGCTGCAGGAATATGGCGAATTGCTGATGCAAAATAAAAAAGGAAGTATTGTTGCCATAGAACCAAAAACGGGTGAAATCATTGCCATGGTCTCTTCACCGACCTATGCACCTTCATTAATGACGGGTCGCGAAAAAGGAAAAAACTATTATGGACTACTCAATAACGATTCTTTAAAACCACTTTACAATCGCGCCATCCAGGCGATGTATCCTCCCGGCTCCATTTTTAAAATGGCTCAGGCATTGATTGGCTTGCAGGAAGGTGTGATCGATTTTAATACCGGATTTCCCTGCGATAAAAGTTTAGTGGGTTGTCACAATCACCCCGGTGCAAGTTCGTTGAGTAAAGCCGTGCAGTATTCCTGTAATCCGTATTTTTTCCGTGCTACACAACGCATTATTCAACAGGGAAAATCGCGCAGTATTTTTAAAGATGCCGAAATGGGATTGCGGCGTTGGACTGAATACATGTATGATCTAGGTTTCGGTGTTCAGCTTGAAGTGGATATTCCTTCATTGAAAAAAGGATTTATTCCCAATGTAGAATTTTACGATAAATACTACGGAAAAGGACGCTGGGCTTTCTCCACTATTTATTCCATTTCCATCGGTCAGGGAGAAGTTTTGGTGGTCCCCATGCAAATGGCCAATTTCACTGCCATTATTGCGAACAGAGGATTTTATATCACGCCACATTTTATCCGTGGTATTGGCAAACCGGGAGAGATTCCCGAAAAATATAAAACACCGCATAAAACCAAAATCAACACCGAATATTTTGAACCCCTGGTAGAAGCCATGCGTGCGGTGGTAGAAGAACCGGGAGGAACCGCATCCAGTGCCAAGCTTCCGAACATCACCGTGTGCGGAAAAACAGGAACAGCGCAGAATCCACATGGTGAAGACCACTCTGTATTTATTGCTTTTGCTCCAAAGGATGATCCGAAAATTGCGATTTCCGTTTATGTGGAGAATGCAGGATTCGGCGGACAATGGGCTGCTCCGATTGCGAGTTTAATGATTGAAAAATACCTCACCGGAACGGTGACGGATACCATCAAAGAAAAACGCATGATTGATGCCGTAATTCTGGATGTGAAAAAGGAGAAGGCCACCACCAATGCCAAGAGTAAAAAGAGAAAAGGACTATGA